GAGCGTGTTGCCGGCCTGCTGCGGGCCGCGCTCGCTGCCTGACCGCGGGACCGTCGTACGCCGGCTCGTGGTGCGTCAGGTGCCGGAGCAGGTTGCTGCGCGCGAAGCGGCGGCACTCCCCACGACATCCCGGCACTTCCCGTGGTCTGGACGCCATGGGGAGTGCCAGAACTCCTGCATCCCGTGGGAAACCGGCACTCGTCGAGTTGCACGCAGGTCAGAGGCGGGAGCGCAGCCAGTCGAAGTCGGCCTGGTGCTCCTCCGGGCCGCCCGGGGTCTCCGCGATGACGGGGGCCCCGGCGGCACGGATCAGCTCGACGAAGGCGTCGTGGTCGACGTGGCCGGCGCCGAAGCTGGTGTGACGGTCAGCGCCGGAGTCGAAGGCGTCCCGGCTGTCGTTGGCGTGGATCAGGTCGATGCGGCCGGTCAGCGACAGCAGCTGCTGCACGGCGGTGTCGAGCGCGATCCCGCCGGCGTGCGCGTGGCAGGTGTCGAGGCAGAAGCCGACCATGTCGGCGCCCTCGGCCGCGTGCACGGCCTCGAAGACCCGCCCGATGCGCTCGGCGTGCCGGGCCATCGCGTTGTCGCCGCCGGCGGTGTTCTCGATGAGCAGGGGGATCTTGAGGTCGGTCGCCTCGATCGCCTTGCGCCAGTTGTCGAAGCCCTTCTCGGGGTCGTCGGTCTTGTTGACGTGCCCGCCGTGGACGATCAGCCCCTTCGCGCCGATCTCGGCCGCGGCGTCCATGTG
This DNA window, taken from Nocardioides sp. HDW12B, encodes the following:
- a CDS encoding deoxyribonuclease IV, whose translation is MSQATPTPTPPVTADTLRIGAHVDQTDPVAEAKARGTSLVQFFLGDPQSYKGPEIRYADGAAALKADAEAAGVDLYVHAPYIVNVATTNNRIRIPSRKLLQQHMDAAAEIGAKGLIVHGGHVNKTDDPEKGFDNWRKAIEATDLKIPLLIENTAGGDNAMARHAERIGRVFEAVHAAEGADMVGFCLDTCHAHAGGIALDTAVQQLLSLTGRIDLIHANDSRDAFDSGADRHTSFGAGHVDHDAFVELIRAAGAPVIAETPGGPEEHQADFDWLRSRL